The following is a genomic window from Clostridium fungisolvens.
TTAGTATTATCAGCAGTAAATGAAGCTTTAAGAAAAGCAGAAGATGAAACTGCTAATAAGATGGGTAAACTAACTGGTGGATTAAATATGCCAGGATTATTTTAGTAGATAAGTTTACGAAAGATATAATAAAGCTTATTTAGGCATACAAGGGATACAGTCCCCTGTATGCCTAAAATATTAGAGGAGGAAAGAAAATGGATTTTTACCCAGTTGCCATAGAGAAACTCATTGAAGAATTTGCAAAGTTACCAAGTATAGGACATAAAACTGCGCAAAGATTAACATTACATATACTTAACTTACCTAAAGATGAGGTAGAAGAATTTGCAAAGGCACTTGTAAAGGCCAGAGGAACTATAAAATACTGCTCTGTCTGTGGAAATTATACAGATAAGGATCCTTGTGCTATATGTTCTAACCCAAATAGAGAAAAGAATATGATTTGCGTTGTAGAACAACCTAAAGATATTATGACCATGGAAAAGGTGAAAGAATTTAATGGAGTATACCATGTACTTCATGGTAATATATCGCCGATGCAAGGAAGAGGTCCTCAGGATATAAGAATAAGAGAACTAGTGTCTAGAATGACAGGAGACATAAAAGAAGTAATTGTTGCGACAAATCCTACTATAGAGGGAGAGGCGACAGCAATGTATATATCTAAAATATTAAAGCCTCTAGATATTAAAGTTACAAGGATAGCAGCAGGTATTCCGGTAGGTGGAGACCTAGAGTATGCTGATGAAGTTACTCTTTCAAAGGCATTGGAAGGAAGAAAAGAAATATAATCTATTCTATATTATTATGACGAAATAGTTTTTTCACCAATAAATATTATAAAGAAAATAAAATTTTATCAAAAATCATGGTTCTCAGAATTGTCTACAGTTTGAACCATGATTTTTTATGTATGGTGTTAATTTTCAATTAAATATGTAATTAGTTACCAGGTTTTAAAACTATTTTATAATTAATGGCAGTTTGATATTGTTCATTGGTAATATAGCCATGCTCTTTCATTTTTTCTAGAACTAAATTTCTTCGTTGTAAGGTGTTGTCTAGGTGTTTTATTGGATCAAAATACTCAGGATCGTTAGGAATTGCAACTAAAAAACATATTTGTGAAAGGTCTAATTTTCTACAATCTTTATTAAAAAATTTTTTTGCAGCAGTATTTATACCATAAGCATTATTGCTAAAGTAAATATCATTAATATAAAACTCCAATATTTGATCTTT
Proteins encoded in this region:
- the recR gene encoding recombination mediator RecR, which produces MDFYPVAIEKLIEEFAKLPSIGHKTAQRLTLHILNLPKDEVEEFAKALVKARGTIKYCSVCGNYTDKDPCAICSNPNREKNMICVVEQPKDIMTMEKVKEFNGVYHVLHGNISPMQGRGPQDIRIRELVSRMTGDIKEVIVATNPTIEGEATAMYISKILKPLDIKVTRIAAGIPVGGDLEYADEVTLSKALEGRKEI